A single region of the Psychrobacter alimentarius genome encodes:
- a CDS encoding PP2C family protein-serine/threonine phosphatase produces MAFSLDHCPLKETLSIAQTCAITFLGNASNNLQQDAFFFLDNWYQEDLGVMAVTPVALPFCLAVSDGVASSNHSQHCSKAVVKAIRRLWNDQKNICSDSIHQLINQTKHLSKRHGAAATLAMVTCELDSDGTIKATITHVGDSRIYWLPKGTSQWQCLTRDHNLLNELIDQQAQEQGSQAKLADYNREGMAGSLYSITECFVLTADESYLSSEAPEGSSCKIDINSGDCLLVCTDGIHDLVPSRHWQLVSAETDLQAWLINLKNQVYDSDGNAYDNGTATLVRFE; encoded by the coding sequence ATGGCTTTTTCTCTTGACCATTGTCCTTTAAAAGAAACTCTTTCTATTGCACAGACCTGTGCAATTACCTTTCTAGGGAATGCTAGTAATAACCTGCAGCAAGACGCTTTTTTCTTTTTAGATAATTGGTATCAAGAAGATCTAGGTGTGATGGCAGTGACACCAGTTGCATTACCATTTTGCCTAGCAGTGTCTGATGGCGTGGCAAGCTCTAATCACTCGCAGCACTGCTCAAAAGCGGTGGTAAAAGCAATCAGAAGGTTATGGAACGATCAGAAGAATATCTGCTCAGACAGTATTCATCAGCTGATTAATCAAACCAAGCATTTATCTAAGCGTCATGGCGCGGCGGCAACCCTCGCGATGGTTACCTGTGAGTTAGATAGCGATGGAACAATAAAGGCGACGATAACGCATGTGGGTGACAGTCGTATTTATTGGCTACCTAAAGGGACGTCACAGTGGCAGTGCCTGACTCGAGATCATAATCTATTGAATGAGCTTATTGACCAGCAGGCACAAGAACAAGGTAGCCAAGCGAAGCTCGCTGACTATAACCGAGAAGGTATGGCGGGGAGTTTATATAGTATTACTGAGTGCTTTGTATTGACGGCTGACGAAAGTTATCTAAGCAGTGAAGCACCAGAAGGCAGCTCTTGCAAGATTGATATTAATAGTGGCGACTGTCTCTTGGTTTGTACGGATGGTATTCATGACTTGGTGCCGAGTCGTCATTGGCAACTTGTCAGTGCTGAAACCGATTTACAAGCTTGGTTAATCAATCTCAAGAACCAAGTTTATGACTCCGATGGCAATGCTTATGACAATGGCACCGCGACATTGGTTCGTTTTGAATGA